From Solea senegalensis isolate Sse05_10M linkage group LG19, IFAPA_SoseM_1, whole genome shotgun sequence, the proteins below share one genomic window:
- the prrg2 gene encoding transmembrane gamma-carboxyglutamic acid protein 2 isoform X2: MAALSMVWIPVLSLLQLAHCAVTSRHAAGEPVLLDEPSAASFLTRRLLYNSWDFEVVVPDDLERECVEEMCSYEEAREVFEDDAQADSFWTNYVNSHEYAPRVDVSGLVAGIMALLVSAVIATVLGIYCYKAKQKSGRRSQQAPVRMAADGRPSTEMVPLTGIPAPGLPSYNEALHHSGQHDAPPPPYSGGAPSEPTDPGDNQ; this comes from the exons ATGGCAGCCTTGTCCATGGTGTGGATCCCGGTGCTGTCCCTGCTGCAGCTGGCCCACTGTGCAGTCACTTCCAGACATGCTGCAG gAGAGCCGGTGCTGTTGGACGAGCCGTCAGCCGCCTCCTTCCTGACACGCAGGCTGCTGTACAACAGCTGGGACTTTGAGGTGGTGGTGCCTGATGATctggagagagagtgtgtggagGAGATGTGCAGTTAtgaggaggccagagaagtgTTTGAGGACGACGCTCAGGCG GACTCATTTTGGACCAACTACGTCAACAGTCACG AGTATGCTCCCAGAGTGGATGTGTCGGGTTTGGTCGCAGGGATCATGGCTCTACTTGTGTCTGCTGTTATTGCTACTGTACTGGGAATCTACTGCTACAAAGCCAAGCAGAAGAGTGGGCGGAGATCACAACA AGCTCCAGTGAGGATGGCAGCAGACGGCCGTCCATCCACAGAGATGGTGCCGCTCACTGGGATCCCCGCTCCAGGTCTACCCAGCTACAATGAGGCTCTGCACCACAGTGGACAGCATGATGCCCCACCGCCTCCATATTCAGG GGGGGCGCCATCAGAGCCTACTGATCCTGGAGACAACCAATGA
- the prrg2 gene encoding transmembrane gamma-carboxyglutamic acid protein 2 isoform X1 has protein sequence MSVLASMAALSMVWIPVLSLLQLAHCAVTSRHAAGEPVLLDEPSAASFLTRRLLYNSWDFEVVVPDDLERECVEEMCSYEEAREVFEDDAQADSFWTNYVNSHEYAPRVDVSGLVAGIMALLVSAVIATVLGIYCYKAKQKSGRRSQQAPVRMAADGRPSTEMVPLTGIPAPGLPSYNEALHHSGQHDAPPPPYSGGAPSEPTDPGDNQ, from the exons ATGTCT GTGTTGGCTTCAATGGCAGCCTTGTCCATGGTGTGGATCCCGGTGCTGTCCCTGCTGCAGCTGGCCCACTGTGCAGTCACTTCCAGACATGCTGCAG gAGAGCCGGTGCTGTTGGACGAGCCGTCAGCCGCCTCCTTCCTGACACGCAGGCTGCTGTACAACAGCTGGGACTTTGAGGTGGTGGTGCCTGATGATctggagagagagtgtgtggagGAGATGTGCAGTTAtgaggaggccagagaagtgTTTGAGGACGACGCTCAGGCG GACTCATTTTGGACCAACTACGTCAACAGTCACG AGTATGCTCCCAGAGTGGATGTGTCGGGTTTGGTCGCAGGGATCATGGCTCTACTTGTGTCTGCTGTTATTGCTACTGTACTGGGAATCTACTGCTACAAAGCCAAGCAGAAGAGTGGGCGGAGATCACAACA AGCTCCAGTGAGGATGGCAGCAGACGGCCGTCCATCCACAGAGATGGTGCCGCTCACTGGGATCCCCGCTCCAGGTCTACCCAGCTACAATGAGGCTCTGCACCACAGTGGACAGCATGATGCCCCACCGCCTCCATATTCAGG GGGGGCGCCATCAGAGCCTACTGATCCTGGAGACAACCAATGA